The following coding sequences lie in one Cyanobacterium sp. Dongsha4 genomic window:
- a CDS encoding HNH endonuclease yields the protein MPRVNWTREETIITLNLYCKIPFNRVSSNHPEIIRISQIIGRSPNAVKMKIGNFGRFDPELRKRGIVGLSNGSKLDKIIWDEFNNNWDDLAYESEVLIAKLSNKSLEEIAGIETFDIPEGKERESIVKQRVNQNFFRSTILSCYNSQCCITGLSIPDFLVASHIIPWSKDKKNRLNPRNGLCLNYLHDKAFDKGYITVTQDYKVKISQYFNDFQKDNSVIDLFFKYKDNYIILPSKFLPSREFLEYDKTNIFI from the coding sequence ATGCCAAGAGTTAATTGGACTAGGGAAGAAACAATAATCACTTTAAATTTATATTGTAAAATACCTTTTAATAGAGTATCTTCTAATCATCCCGAAATAATCCGTATCTCACAAATAATAGGAAGAAGTCCGAATGCTGTTAAGATGAAAATAGGTAACTTTGGGCGTTTTGATCCCGAGTTAAGAAAAAGAGGAATTGTCGGTTTATCAAACGGTAGTAAATTAGATAAAATAATTTGGGATGAGTTTAATAATAATTGGGATGATTTAGCTTATGAAAGTGAAGTATTAATAGCAAAATTAAGCAATAAATCTTTAGAAGAAATTGCTGGGATTGAAACATTTGATATTCCTGAAGGAAAAGAAAGAGAATCAATAGTTAAACAAAGAGTTAATCAAAATTTTTTTCGCTCTACAATCTTATCTTGCTATAATTCCCAATGCTGTATAACTGGTTTAAGTATTCCTGATTTTTTAGTTGCTAGTCATATAATTCCTTGGTCAAAAGATAAAAAAAATAGATTAAACCCCCGTAACGGTTTATGCTTAAATTATTTACATGATAAAGCATTTGATAAAGGTTATATAACAGTTACACAAGATTATAAAGTCAAAATTTCTCAATATTTTAACGATTTTCAAAAAGATAATTCTGTAATAGATTTATTTTTCAAATATAAAGATAATTATATCATTTTACCCAGTAAATTTCTTCCTTCAAGAGAATTTTTAGAGTACGATAAAACTAACATTTTCATATAA
- the rimO gene encoding 30S ribosomal protein S12 methylthiotransferase RimO, protein MGNKPTIAVSHLGCEKNRIDSEHMLGLLAKSGYGIDNTEELADYVIVNTCSFIESARRESVRTLVELAENQKKIIIAGCMAQHFQEELLAELPEAVALVGTGDYQNIVDIIERVEKGERVKAVSAEPTFIADENIPRYRTTTEGVAYLRVAEGCDYRCSFCIIPHLRGNQRSRTLESIVAEAQQLADQGVKELILISQITTNYGVDLYGEPKLAELLKALGKVDIPWIRIHYAYPTGLTDKVIEAIASTDNILPYLDLPLQHSHPEILKSMNRPWQGKVNDEIIERIKLALPESVMRTTFIVGFPGETEQHFQHLLQFVKRHQFDHVGVFTFSPEEGTKAYELSNQLPEEVKEERRNQLMEIQQPIAAMKNEAEIGKIVPVLIEQENPMTGELIGRSPRFAPEVDGLVYVKGSANLGEITPVRITSADVYDLYGETEIN, encoded by the coding sequence ATGGGCAATAAGCCAACCATCGCCGTTTCTCATTTAGGCTGTGAAAAAAATCGCATTGATTCTGAGCATATGCTCGGTTTATTGGCAAAATCAGGCTACGGCATCGATAATACCGAAGAATTAGCCGATTATGTTATTGTAAATACTTGTAGTTTTATTGAGTCCGCTCGTCGAGAATCTGTAAGAACTTTAGTAGAATTAGCGGAAAACCAGAAAAAAATTATTATTGCTGGTTGTATGGCACAGCACTTTCAGGAGGAATTGTTGGCAGAACTACCAGAAGCCGTTGCTTTAGTTGGAACTGGTGACTATCAAAATATTGTCGATATTATTGAACGGGTAGAAAAAGGTGAAAGAGTTAAGGCGGTTTCTGCTGAACCTACTTTCATTGCGGATGAAAATATACCTCGTTATCGCACTACCACTGAAGGGGTGGCTTATTTAAGAGTCGCTGAGGGTTGTGATTATCGTTGCTCTTTTTGTATAATCCCCCATTTGCGTGGGAATCAAAGATCCCGTACGCTCGAATCTATTGTGGCAGAAGCCCAACAATTAGCAGATCAAGGAGTGAAAGAATTAATCTTAATCTCTCAAATTACCACTAATTACGGTGTTGATTTATACGGTGAACCTAAGTTAGCTGAGTTATTAAAAGCGTTAGGAAAAGTTGATATTCCTTGGATTAGAATTCATTATGCTTATCCGACAGGCTTAACAGATAAAGTTATAGAGGCGATCGCATCTACAGATAATATACTGCCCTATTTAGATTTACCCTTACAACATTCTCACCCCGAAATCCTTAAAAGCATGAATCGTCCTTGGCAAGGGAAAGTAAATGATGAAATTATAGAACGCATCAAACTAGCCCTTCCCGAATCGGTTATGCGAACAACATTTATTGTGGGATTTCCTGGAGAGACTGAACAACATTTCCAACATTTGTTACAATTTGTTAAAAGACATCAATTTGATCATGTGGGTGTGTTCACTTTTTCTCCCGAAGAAGGCACTAAGGCTTATGAATTAAGTAATCAGTTGCCAGAGGAAGTAAAAGAAGAAAGACGCAATCAGTTAATGGAAATACAACAGCCCATTGCCGCCATGAAAAACGAGGCAGAAATAGGTAAGATTGTTCCAGTATTGATTGAGCAAGAAAACCCCATGACTGGTGAATTGATTGGGAGATCCCCCCGTTTTGCCCCCGAGGTAGATGGATTAGTCTATGTTAAGGGTTCAGCAAACTTAGGTGAGATTACCCCTGTTCGCATCACCTCAGCCGATGTCTATGATCTCTATGGAGAAACAGAGATAAATTAG
- a CDS encoding HpaII family restriction endonuclease, whose amino-acid sequence MRLISYNSEYHNKYDLKYQGFLLNSSETNFIFRVKNLSPNNFQQINHIVTPQKVKERIKIILNRGGILEFVKTENRIFCNNLVLSDSLLPNIFGEILLKFYSSSYSKMIDLVNEIKKANPLNYDLSDNHDFYTYKVKRFLIDIALRIFPLKIWEGNYDGNDGYLIVKDDGKIICSHIYHKHLFENYLLNNTKLETASTSRHNFGKLYKENGGLFIKLNLQIRFTN is encoded by the coding sequence ATGAGACTTATTTCTTACAATTCAGAATACCATAATAAATACGATTTAAAATATCAAGGATTTTTATTAAATTCATCAGAAACTAACTTTATATTTAGAGTAAAAAATTTATCCCCTAATAATTTTCAACAAATAAATCATATTGTTACACCTCAAAAAGTTAAAGAAAGAATAAAAATAATCCTTAATCGAGGGGGAATTTTAGAATTTGTAAAAACTGAAAATCGTATTTTTTGCAATAACTTAGTTTTAAGTGATAGTTTATTACCTAATATTTTTGGTGAAATATTATTAAAATTTTATTCCTCTAGTTACTCAAAAATGATTGATTTAGTTAATGAAATTAAAAAAGCTAATCCCTTAAACTATGATTTATCAGATAACCATGATTTTTATACTTATAAAGTAAAAAGATTTTTAATTGATATTGCATTAAGAATATTTCCTTTAAAGATTTGGGAAGGAAATTATGATGGAAATGATGGATATTTAATTGTTAAAGATGATGGAAAAATAATTTGTTCTCATATCTATCATAAACACTTATTTGAAAATTATTTGCTTAACAATACAAAGTTAGAAACTGCTAGTACCTCAAGGCATAATTTTGGAAAATTATATAAAGAAAATGGAGGATTATTTATTAAGTTAAATTTACAAATCAGATTTACGAACTAA
- a CDS encoding DEAD/DEAH box helicase, translating to MTISFSSLGLSESLVNQLEKIGFVTPTKIQSLAIPELLSGRDVVGQSQTGTGKTAAYSLPILDSIDRSSKDVQALILTPTRELAQQVAESLKDFIARGDRTYVLTVYGGQSIERQIRFLEKGSHIVVGTPGRIIDLLNRKNLTLDALRYAVLDEADEMLSMGFIDDVKEILSQTPKSRQTICFSATMPKEIQYLVKEFMNDPINATGEKPQDTPSRIDQCVYMVPRGWSKIKTIQPILEIEDPQSGIIFVRTKRTASELTTKLQEAGQSVDEYHGDLSQSQRERLIQRWREGKIKLVVATDIAARGLDVSDLTHVFNFDLPDNTETYIHRIGRTGRAGKEGKAIALVEPSDRRFLRQIERRLNQTIRVENVPNRSTVEAKRMEKLTEQIKESLAGERLASFLPLVKELHEDYDPTAIAAATLQILYDQDCPSWLQQDWEVPPPATPKPYIKKGKGGRTKYGSRGSDSFDRQSKYKGKPKRSYNRSVKLNNR from the coding sequence ATGACAATTTCATTTTCCAGTTTAGGACTATCCGAATCCTTAGTTAATCAACTAGAAAAAATCGGTTTTGTGACTCCCACCAAAATTCAATCATTAGCAATTCCCGAATTATTATCAGGGCGTGACGTAGTAGGGCAATCGCAAACTGGTACAGGTAAAACAGCCGCTTATTCTCTACCTATCTTAGATAGCATTGATCGCAGTTCCAAAGATGTTCAAGCCTTAATTTTGACTCCTACCAGAGAATTGGCTCAACAAGTAGCCGAATCCTTAAAAGACTTTATTGCAAGGGGCGATCGCACCTATGTATTAACGGTTTATGGTGGTCAATCCATAGAGCGTCAAATTCGCTTTTTAGAAAAAGGATCGCATATAGTTGTTGGAACACCAGGGCGAATTATAGATCTGCTTAATCGTAAAAATCTTACTTTAGATGCCCTTCGCTATGCGGTTTTAGACGAAGCAGACGAAATGTTAAGTATGGGCTTTATTGACGATGTAAAAGAGATTCTTTCTCAAACTCCTAAATCTCGTCAAACCATTTGTTTCTCGGCAACTATGCCCAAAGAGATTCAATATTTGGTAAAAGAGTTCATGAATGATCCTATCAATGCTACAGGAGAAAAACCTCAAGATACACCCTCCCGCATTGATCAGTGTGTTTATATGGTGCCTCGTGGTTGGTCTAAAATTAAAACTATTCAACCAATCCTTGAAATTGAAGATCCCCAAAGTGGTATTATTTTCGTAAGAACCAAGCGTACTGCTTCTGAGCTAACGACTAAATTACAAGAAGCCGGTCAAAGCGTAGATGAGTATCATGGTGATTTAAGCCAATCTCAACGGGAGCGTTTAATTCAACGTTGGCGTGAAGGAAAAATTAAGTTGGTAGTGGCTACAGACATTGCCGCCAGAGGTTTGGATGTGTCTGATTTAACCCACGTTTTCAATTTCGATTTACCAGATAATACCGAGACTTATATTCACCGTATAGGACGTACAGGAAGGGCAGGAAAAGAGGGTAAAGCTATTGCTTTAGTTGAACCAAGCGATCGCCGTTTTTTACGTCAAATTGAGCGTCGTTTAAATCAAACCATTCGGGTGGAAAATGTCCCCAATCGCTCTACGGTAGAAGCGAAAAGAATGGAGAAACTCACGGAACAAATTAAAGAATCTTTAGCTGGTGAAAGGTTAGCTTCTTTCTTACCTTTAGTTAAAGAACTACATGAAGATTATGATCCAACTGCGATCGCAGCCGCTACGTTACAGATATTGTACGATCAAGATTGTCCTAGTTGGCTACAGCAAGATTGGGAAGTTCCCCCTCCTGCAACTCCTAAACCTTATATCAAAAAGGGCAAAGGAGGACGTACTAAATATGGTAGTCGTGGCTCTGATAGCTTCGATCGTCAAAGTAAATACAAAGGCAAACCTAAACGTAGTTATAACCGTTCAGTAAAGCTAAATAACCGATAA